A part of Candidatus Moraniibacteriota bacterium genomic DNA contains:
- a CDS encoding prepilin-type N-terminal cleavage/methylation domain-containing protein — MLFSHWRSRKIRSQKGFSFVEVIISLFVLSIGFLGVVNLSTTTLRNSFLQRDAVVASMLVQEGAELVYNIRDTNLAKGATAFAGVSEGTYRIDFENPTLVSGSYQVSLDSNGFYGHSGTTPTKFSRKVIVAGTSSGGVESRKVTVVVVWGGTNFPTTIDTAHCGKSIVNPSGPTIHCAFSQTELQEN; from the coding sequence ATGCTTTTTTCACATTGGCGTTCTCGAAAAATTCGATCACAAAAGGGCTTCTCTTTTGTAGAGGTGATTATTTCGCTCTTTGTGCTTTCGATTGGATTTTTGGGCGTAGTGAATCTTTCGACGACGACGCTTCGAAATTCTTTTTTGCAACGTGACGCGGTTGTTGCTTCGATGTTGGTACAGGAGGGGGCGGAACTCGTATACAATATTCGTGATACCAATCTCGCAAAGGGCGCTACGGCATTTGCGGGTGTATCTGAAGGAACGTATCGCATTGATTTTGAAAATCCCACTTTGGTATCGGGTTCATATCAAGTATCCTTGGATAGTAATGGTTTCTACGGGCATTCTGGAACGACGCCGACAAAATTTTCTCGGAAAGTTATTGTTGCAGGTACTTCTTCCGGTGGCGTGGAGAGTCGGAAAGTAACCGTTGTCGTTGTGTGGGGTGGCACGAATTTTCCTACGACTATCGATACGGCGCATTGCGGCAAGTCTATTGTCAACCCTTCTGGACCGACGATTCATTGCGCTTTTTCGCAAACGGAGCTTCAGGAAAATTAA
- a CDS encoding type II secretion system F family protein, which produces MRYIFTAKDEAGEMKKGTVDALTKELAAQILQRNGLVPVAVDRESAGFSVEREFQKMLDRVTQKELMVFFRQLSTLIEARVPVVSSLQAIADQSDNKYLRLIVKEVADDLEDGMAFSEALGRFPDTFSPLVVNMVRSGELSGNLQKSVTFIADNIERNYLLSSRVKGALFYPGFVVAVAAIISFIVVSFILPKLTVMIKDLGVPIPWYTQVVMSVGDFMNSYWWVVLLMLIAAFGGAIFYAKSEDGRREWNYLQLKIPVIGTLLRYVYIARFADNLSALLSSGIPVVRALHIVSDVVGNTVYQSVILRAADEVKTGKTISSVFVRSSDIPPIVSRMLMIGEETGKMNHVLDSTARFYSQEVDNITRNMTSLIEPILIVFLGIGVGILVVSVIMPIYNITGSIS; this is translated from the coding sequence ATGCGGTATATATTTACAGCAAAAGATGAGGCAGGGGAAATGAAAAAGGGTACTGTGGATGCGCTTACAAAGGAGCTTGCAGCGCAAATTCTCCAACGGAACGGTTTGGTTCCGGTTGCGGTTGATCGCGAGAGCGCCGGCTTTTCGGTGGAGCGGGAGTTTCAGAAGATGCTCGATCGTGTGACGCAGAAGGAGCTTATGGTGTTTTTCCGCCAGCTTTCGACGCTCATCGAGGCGCGCGTGCCAGTGGTGAGTTCACTTCAGGCGATTGCTGATCAGTCGGACAACAAATATTTGCGGCTTATCGTCAAAGAAGTAGCGGATGATCTCGAGGACGGTATGGCGTTTTCTGAGGCGCTCGGGCGTTTCCCGGATACATTCTCTCCGCTTGTGGTGAATATGGTGCGCTCGGGCGAGCTTTCCGGAAATCTCCAGAAATCCGTCACATTCATCGCGGACAATATCGAACGAAACTACCTTCTTTCTTCGCGTGTGAAGGGCGCACTTTTTTATCCGGGGTTTGTCGTGGCGGTTGCTGCTATAATTTCATTTATCGTGGTTTCATTTATTTTGCCGAAGCTTACGGTGATGATCAAGGATCTCGGCGTACCAATTCCGTGGTACACGCAGGTAGTTATGAGTGTCGGAGATTTCATGAATTCCTATTGGTGGGTAGTGCTTCTCATGTTGATTGCCGCTTTTGGCGGTGCGATTTTCTATGCGAAGAGTGAAGATGGGCGTCGCGAATGGAATTATCTGCAGTTGAAAATCCCCGTTATTGGGACGCTCTTGCGCTATGTGTACATCGCGCGCTTTGCTGACAATCTTAGTGCGCTTCTCTCGAGCGGTATACCGGTTGTCCGAGCACTCCATATTGTTTCCGATGTGGTAGGCAATACCGTGTATCAGTCGGTTATCTTGCGCGCCGCCGACGAAGTGAAGACAGGAAAGACGATTAGCTCGGTTTTCGTACGCTCCTCCGACATTCCACCTATTGTCTCGCGCATGCTCATGATTGGTGAAGAGACCGGCAAGATGAATCACGTGCTCGATAGCACCGCGCGCTTCTATAGTCAGGAAGTCGACAATATCACGCGCAACATGACATCGCTTATCGAGCCGATACTCATTGTTTTTCTTGGAATCGGCGTGGGTATTCTCGTGGTTTCTGTTATAATGCCTATATACAATATTACGGGTTCGATTTCGTAA
- a CDS encoding type II secretion system protein, whose protein sequence is MRQKKFSLSGFTLIELLIVIAIIGILASIVLVSLQSARERAKLARFKAVVHSMQTKAIEVCDNGSLDFTDVSGSFGTFPADIDAGTIGNDVDVEDCGISSGNSFQVSVQSANLATQCTAIIEETGITSFKLSDGITDC, encoded by the coding sequence ATGCGACAAAAGAAATTCTCTCTTTCTGGATTTACACTCATTGAGCTTCTTATTGTTATTGCAATTATTGGGATTTTGGCAAGCATTGTACTTGTGAGTTTGCAAAGCGCAAGAGAAAGAGCAAAACTTGCTCGGTTTAAGGCAGTTGTTCATTCTATGCAGACCAAGGCTATCGAGGTTTGCGATAACGGTTCGTTGGATTTCACTGATGTGAGTGGATCGTTCGGAACATTTCCAGCAGATATTGATGCTGGAACTATCGGCAATGACGTTGATGTGGAAGATTGTGGTATTAGTTCAGGGAATTCATTTCAGGTATCTGTTCAATCGGCGAATCTTGCCACACAGTGTACGGCAATTATTGAAGAAACGGGCATTACGAGCTTCAAACTTTCTGATGGGATAACTGACTGTTAG
- a CDS encoding response regulator, with protein MKGKKVMIVEDDFFVSDIYETKFKHEGCDVVAVGDGAKAIAKLREGFVPDVILLDLIMPNMDGREFLSEVKNFPNLAAVPILVLSNLSQEEDVNESLALGAKDYIIKSHLTPTEVFQRVGDFLQDNVSGVPEV; from the coding sequence ATGAAAGGAAAGAAAGTTATGATTGTTGAGGATGATTTTTTTGTGAGTGATATTTACGAGACGAAGTTTAAGCATGAGGGGTGTGATGTTGTCGCGGTCGGGGATGGCGCAAAGGCAATTGCAAAACTTCGAGAAGGCTTTGTGCCCGATGTGATTCTGCTTGATCTTATCATGCCGAATATGGATGGGCGGGAATTTCTTTCGGAAGTGAAGAATTTTCCAAATCTTGCCGCTGTCCCTATACTTGTCCTCTCAAACCTTTCACAAGAAGAAGACGTGAATGAAAGTCTTGCTCTGGGTGCGAAGGATTATATTATCAAATCTCACTTGACCCCAACAGAAGTATTTCAACGTGTGGGTGATTTCTTGCAGGACAATGTTTCAGGAGTGCCAGAAGTATGA
- the ligA gene encoding NAD-dependent DNA ligase LigA — protein sequence MNSIEAKDRIEKLRAEIHRHQRLYYALDTPEIPDSAYDSLMAELIDLERAFPEFNSPTSPSQRVGSAPLAAFVKVRHEVEQRSFDDAFDAHEMRKWEERNMKILEKSEVVSGGTVYDCELKIDGLKIVLTYERGMLVRAATRGDGAVGEDVTQNIRTIASIPLQLTSSVDAIIGGEIWLSKKELARINAERAREAEPLFANTRNAAAGSIRQLDSKVTAGRKLSSFMYDVERIEGELGKIQSQTEELELLERLGFKVNSEFRVCKNLTEVESYYEEWGKKRARLDYEIDGVVVKIESLALQDRLGATGKAPRWGIAYKFPAEEVSTVVEKITVQVGRTGALTPVAHLRPVRVAGSTVSRATLHNEDEIRRLDIRTGDTVILRKAGDVIPEIVRVLENFRTGKEKIFHMPKTCPACDSPVSRIPIGQAKGHASDTESAAHYCTNPNCAAAEKEKIIHAVGRKGFDISGFGEKVSGQLFEEGIVSDISDIFELEEGDLQPLERFAEKSAGKLIAAIQKSRKISFPKFLFALGIRHVGEETAYLIGTELPTLNVWHDVGEQSLKSIITIFPKISTEMWVSIKGIGEKAGESLVGWFRDTKNLERLRKMERLGVDVFFEGQRLSAQTSLVTGKTFVLTGELTRFTRDEAKDMIRKKGGNVSSSVSKKTDFVVAGDNAGSKFNTAKELGVNVLSEEEFVKMMEE from the coding sequence ATGAATTCCATCGAAGCAAAAGATCGAATCGAGAAATTGCGCGCCGAGATACATCGGCATCAGCGCTTGTATTATGCGCTCGATACGCCGGAAATACCGGACTCGGCATATGATTCGCTCATGGCGGAATTGATTGATTTGGAAAGGGCTTTCCCAGAGTTTAATTCGCCGACAAGTCCATCTCAGCGTGTTGGATCGGCGCCGCTTGCTGCTTTTGTAAAGGTGCGACACGAGGTGGAGCAGCGATCTTTTGACGATGCTTTTGATGCTCATGAGATGCGGAAGTGGGAGGAGCGAAATATGAAAATTTTGGAGAAATCTGAAGTAGTTTCCGGGGGCACTGTGTATGATTGCGAGCTCAAGATAGACGGACTCAAAATCGTACTGACCTATGAGCGAGGTATGCTCGTGCGCGCGGCGACGCGTGGCGATGGAGCTGTTGGTGAAGACGTCACGCAGAACATTCGGACGATTGCGAGTATTCCGCTTCAGCTTACTTCCTCGGTCGATGCGATTATTGGCGGAGAGATTTGGCTTTCCAAGAAAGAGCTTGCTCGTATCAATGCTGAGCGGGCGCGAGAGGCCGAGCCACTCTTTGCAAATACGAGAAATGCTGCTGCCGGTTCTATTCGCCAGCTTGACTCGAAAGTGACGGCAGGGAGGAAATTGAGCTCGTTTATGTATGATGTAGAGAGGATAGAAGGAGAACTTGGGAAGATACAATCGCAGACGGAAGAATTGGAACTGTTGGAGCGGTTGGGATTCAAGGTGAATTCGGAATTTCGAGTGTGTAAGAACCTCACCGAAGTGGAATCCTACTACGAAGAGTGGGGAAAGAAGCGTGCGCGTTTGGATTATGAGATAGATGGTGTTGTTGTGAAGATTGAGTCACTCGCGTTGCAGGATCGGCTTGGTGCGACGGGGAAAGCACCACGATGGGGCATTGCCTACAAATTTCCGGCAGAGGAAGTCTCCACTGTGGTAGAGAAAATTACGGTGCAAGTGGGGCGAACGGGTGCGCTTACGCCGGTTGCGCATTTGCGTCCAGTGCGCGTTGCGGGGTCGACGGTTTCTCGGGCGACGCTTCACAATGAGGATGAAATTCGTCGTCTCGATATCCGGACAGGCGATACGGTGATTCTCCGCAAGGCGGGTGATGTGATTCCGGAAATAGTGCGTGTCCTCGAAAACTTCCGTACGGGAAAAGAGAAAATATTTCATATGCCGAAAACGTGTCCCGCTTGCGACTCGCCGGTTTCGAGGATTCCTATTGGGCAGGCAAAGGGGCATGCGTCTGATACGGAGAGTGCTGCGCACTACTGTACCAATCCGAACTGCGCTGCAGCGGAGAAGGAAAAAATTATTCATGCGGTCGGACGGAAGGGATTTGATATTTCTGGCTTTGGCGAGAAGGTTTCTGGGCAACTTTTTGAAGAAGGTATCGTTTCGGATATTTCCGATATTTTTGAACTTGAAGAAGGCGATCTCCAACCCTTGGAGCGCTTCGCGGAAAAGTCGGCAGGAAAGCTCATCGCTGCTATTCAAAAGAGTCGAAAGATTTCCTTTCCGAAGTTTCTTTTTGCGCTTGGCATTCGCCATGTGGGAGAAGAGACAGCGTATCTTATCGGTACGGAACTTCCGACTTTGAACGTATGGCATGATGTTGGAGAACAAAGCTTGAAAAGCATCATCACGATTTTTCCAAAAATTTCCACCGAAATGTGGGTGAGTATAAAAGGCATTGGTGAGAAAGCAGGAGAGAGCCTTGTTGGTTGGTTTCGGGATACGAAGAACCTCGAACGCTTGCGAAAGATGGAGCGGCTCGGCGTGGACGTTTTCTTTGAAGGGCAGAGGCTTTCCGCTCAGACTTCACTGGTTACTGGGAAAACATTCGTTTTGACGGGTGAACTCACTCGCTTTACACGAGACGAGGCAAAAGATATGATACGGAAGAAGGGTGGGAACGTCTCTTCATCGGTCAGTAAGAAGACGGACTTTGTTGTTGCTGGTGACAACGCTGGTTCGAAATTCAACACAGCGAAGGAGCTTGGTGTAAATGTATTGAGCGAAGAAGAATTCGTGAAAATGATGGAGGAATAA
- a CDS encoding type II secretion system protein yields the protein MRSVRGFSLVELMTVIAFISIMMAVTFVSFSGKRDETALKTSAREVAAVVRTAQNNALAGVKEHGNDSGLCRHIARATSLSSYGISIRHLKPMKPDGDCSQFPSDTTESSSSTYSLSSGVTFESSSWEVSFGVPRGNVLESTDQNIVLQRNGKYSAVCVLTSGVVIEKPVSSTVPSCP from the coding sequence ATGCGCTCCGTTCGTGGATTTTCTCTGGTTGAATTGATGACGGTGATTGCGTTTATCAGCATCATGATGGCGGTTACCTTTGTATCATTCTCAGGGAAACGAGATGAAACCGCGCTCAAGACATCGGCACGTGAGGTGGCAGCCGTCGTCCGAACGGCTCAGAATAACGCGCTTGCCGGAGTGAAAGAACATGGGAATGATAGTGGGCTTTGTCGGCATATAGCAAGAGCGACGAGCTTGAGCTCCTATGGGATTTCTATACGACACCTGAAGCCGATGAAGCCAGATGGTGACTGTTCTCAGTTTCCCTCAGATACAACTGAGTCTTCGTCTAGCACGTATTCACTTAGTTCTGGAGTTACTTTTGAGTCGTCATCGTGGGAGGTTTCCTTTGGGGTTCCTCGTGGAAATGTGCTTGAGTCAACGGATCAGAATATTGTTCTTCAGAGAAATGGCAAGTATTCAGCAGTGTGCGTGCTCACTTCCGGAGTGGTAATTGAAAAGCCTGTTTCGTCCACGGTCCCTTCGTGTCCTTGA
- a CDS encoding prepilin peptidase, with the protein MFIFIAFSVFGLIIGSFLNAVSWRMKEGIGLGGRSICPACRGKIVWYDNIPLLSFLLLGGKCRSCKMKISCRYPLVEGATGVLFALLGSTFFSWWNVPSWALTVFYLVSASVLVLIFLFDLESMEIPNILLWIGVGWALPMLLVLDAFAPLPQTSIWSLHLYSGVLAGLIAFLPLFLMAAISREKWMGMGDGFLAFFLGLVVGWPHMMLALILAFGMGAFVGVLLIAFGKKGMQSQVPLGPFLILGAFLALLLPEWFPVAFSALFWYW; encoded by the coding sequence ATGTTTATTTTCATTGCTTTTTCTGTATTTGGTCTTATCATTGGGAGCTTTCTCAATGCGGTTTCGTGGCGGATGAAAGAGGGGATCGGGCTTGGTGGGAGGAGTATATGCCCTGCGTGTCGAGGGAAAATTGTGTGGTACGACAATATTCCGCTTCTTTCGTTTCTGCTTCTTGGTGGGAAATGTCGATCGTGCAAGATGAAGATATCGTGTCGATATCCACTTGTCGAGGGGGCGACTGGTGTGCTTTTCGCGCTTCTTGGGAGCACGTTTTTCTCGTGGTGGAATGTGCCATCGTGGGCGCTCACGGTGTTTTACCTCGTGTCGGCGAGTGTCCTCGTGCTTATCTTCCTCTTTGACCTTGAGAGTATGGAGATTCCGAATATTCTTCTGTGGATTGGGGTTGGTTGGGCGCTTCCGATGTTGCTTGTTCTTGATGCCTTTGCGCCTTTGCCGCAGACATCGATATGGTCGCTTCATCTGTATTCGGGTGTGCTCGCTGGGCTGATTGCTTTTCTCCCGCTTTTCCTCATGGCGGCGATTTCGCGGGAGAAATGGATGGGGATGGGAGATGGGTTTCTTGCATTTTTCTTGGGGCTTGTCGTGGGGTGGCCACATATGATGCTTGCGCTTATTCTTGCGTTTGGCATGGGGGCGTTTGTTGGTGTACTACTTATTGCTTTTGGGAAAAAGGGGATGCAGAGTCAGGTTCCTTTGGGACCGTTTCTTATTCTCGGTGCTTTTCTAGCGCTTCTTTTGCCGGAGTGGTTTCCTGTCGCGTTCAGTGCGCTTTTTTGGTATTGGTAG
- a CDS encoding type II/IV secretion system protein, with product MPDTSSHPHNPVVSSRVDSSKTKVGAGEKPFVPLNIAAGKIEKRTLNFIAEDTARRHRMVSFEHDGSVYKVAMENPQDIEALNVLRFLAEKEGVEVRTYQISKEMLDNVLSQYSGTEKALSEAIQSLSDDDVFDDSSVVVEESQGAFQDAPIAKLVQVVIGHAIDGRASDIHIEPIEGNYRIRFRVDGVLYASLVLPVSVGKAVVSRIKILANLKIDEKRKPQDGRFRVTERGKTVDLRVSTLPVVEGEKVVLRVLDKSAGLASLEKMGLSGRNYEVLTRKIMEPYGIILMTGPTGSGKSTTLYGFLSILNKEERNIVTLEDPVEYFLDGINQSQVKPEIGYTFASGLRSILRQDPNVLMVGEIRDNETAELAIHAALTGHLVFSTLHTNDAIGAVPRLIDMGIEPFLLASSLQAVAAQRLVRRICEHCKEQVSTPERVLAKVQEFLADISPEEAARYHVTLGGTLQFFAGKGCSECNDSGYKGRIALHEVLEMTDSLRAVIAERKGSEAEVQEIAKKQGMTSMKQDGILKALRGDTTIAEVERVTEGATLIDEE from the coding sequence ATGCCGGATACTTCGTCTCATCCACACAATCCGGTTGTTTCGTCTCGTGTTGATAGCTCGAAGACGAAGGTTGGAGCAGGGGAGAAGCCATTTGTTCCGCTTAATATTGCTGCTGGAAAGATAGAGAAGCGAACACTGAATTTTATCGCAGAGGATACTGCTAGGCGACATCGCATGGTTTCGTTTGAGCACGATGGTTCAGTCTACAAGGTTGCCATGGAAAATCCGCAGGATATCGAAGCGTTGAATGTGCTCCGGTTTCTTGCAGAAAAAGAAGGTGTTGAGGTTCGCACCTACCAGATTTCTAAAGAAATGCTGGACAATGTTTTGTCTCAGTATTCTGGCACTGAAAAGGCTTTGTCTGAGGCGATTCAATCACTTAGTGATGATGATGTTTTTGATGATTCTTCTGTTGTGGTAGAAGAGAGCCAAGGGGCATTTCAGGATGCGCCGATTGCAAAATTGGTACAAGTTGTCATAGGACATGCGATTGATGGACGAGCAAGCGATATCCATATTGAGCCGATTGAGGGGAATTATCGAATTCGTTTTCGCGTGGATGGTGTCCTTTACGCCTCTCTCGTTTTGCCAGTTTCAGTTGGGAAAGCAGTAGTCTCTCGCATAAAAATTCTCGCTAATCTCAAAATCGATGAGAAACGAAAGCCTCAAGATGGACGTTTTCGTGTGACTGAGCGCGGGAAAACAGTAGATCTTCGTGTTTCAACATTGCCAGTAGTTGAAGGAGAAAAAGTAGTGCTTCGCGTGCTTGATAAATCCGCTGGACTTGCGAGTCTCGAAAAGATGGGATTATCCGGGCGGAATTATGAAGTATTGACACGGAAAATCATGGAGCCGTACGGCATTATTCTCATGACTGGTCCGACAGGATCGGGAAAATCGACGACTCTTTATGGATTCCTGAGCATTCTCAATAAAGAGGAACGGAATATCGTGACTCTTGAAGATCCTGTCGAGTATTTTCTTGATGGTATCAATCAGAGTCAAGTGAAGCCGGAGATTGGATATACATTTGCGAGTGGACTTCGAAGTATTTTGCGTCAGGATCCAAATGTGCTCATGGTAGGAGAGATTCGTGACAATGAAACGGCAGAGCTTGCGATTCATGCAGCGCTCACGGGGCATCTCGTTTTCTCGACGCTTCATACGAATGATGCGATTGGCGCGGTGCCGCGCCTCATTGATATGGGCATCGAACCCTTTTTGCTTGCTTCGTCACTTCAAGCAGTTGCAGCGCAGCGACTTGTGAGGCGTATTTGTGAACACTGCAAAGAACAGGTATCAACGCCGGAGAGAGTACTTGCAAAAGTACAGGAATTTCTTGCGGATATTTCGCCAGAAGAAGCGGCGCGATATCATGTGACTCTTGGCGGGACGCTTCAGTTTTTTGCAGGAAAGGGCTGTTCGGAATGTAATGACTCGGGATACAAAGGGCGTATTGCGCTTCACGAGGTGCTTGAAATGACCGATTCGCTTCGGGCCGTTATTGCCGAGCGGAAGGGGAGCGAAGCGGAGGTGCAAGAAATTGCCAAGAAACAAGGTATGACTTCGATGAAGCAAGACGGAATACTGAAGGCGCTTCGAGGAGATACGACGATTGCTGAGGTAGAGCGCGTCACTGAGGGCGCGACGCTCATCGATGAAGAGTAA
- a CDS encoding PilT/PilU family type 4a pilus ATPase, with protein sequence MDLRYEQRMKSILLLVGQEGASDLHLAVGRYPTLRIDGRLVPISKEEILTPDDTKGLADVILREENKKELLEEGQTDFSYNFDNKARFRTNVFFQKGYISVTMRFVGERIRTLEELNMPPSLYDFTKQSQGLVLVAGPVGHGKSTTLAALIDSINHNQDKHILTIEDPIEYVYVQDHCIINQREVGEDAKDFSKALRAVFREDANVVLLGELRDLETMATAMTAAETGHLIFATLHTNDSAQTIDRVIDVFPAYQQNQIRAQMASVLLGVVSQRLLPRIGGGRIPAIEIMIKNHAVENLIRENKSFQIDSVIETSLKDGMVSLDRSLADLVQQGLVDVEDAFRYAKNRDYFRMLVGGKS encoded by the coding sequence ATGGATCTTCGGTATGAACAACGCATGAAGAGTATCCTCCTTCTGGTTGGGCAAGAGGGGGCGTCTGATTTGCATCTTGCTGTTGGGCGGTACCCGACGCTTCGGATTGATGGGCGTCTCGTGCCAATTTCTAAAGAAGAAATTTTGACGCCGGATGATACCAAGGGGCTTGCCGACGTGATTCTTCGTGAGGAGAACAAGAAAGAGCTTCTCGAAGAAGGGCAGACAGACTTTTCCTATAATTTTGACAACAAGGCGCGTTTTCGGACCAATGTTTTTTTTCAGAAAGGGTATATTAGTGTCACGATGCGGTTTGTAGGAGAACGTATTCGGACGCTTGAGGAGCTCAATATGCCACCCTCGCTCTATGACTTCACAAAGCAGTCGCAGGGACTCGTGCTCGTTGCGGGACCGGTAGGGCATGGGAAATCCACGACACTCGCTGCACTCATTGACTCTATCAATCACAATCAGGACAAGCATATTCTCACTATCGAAGATCCGATTGAATATGTGTATGTGCAGGATCACTGCATTATCAACCAGCGTGAAGTCGGTGAGGATGCTAAGGATTTCTCGAAAGCGCTTCGAGCGGTATTTCGCGAAGATGCAAATGTTGTACTTCTTGGAGAATTGCGTGATTTGGAGACGATGGCAACGGCGATGACGGCGGCAGAGACAGGGCATCTTATCTTTGCAACGCTTCATACGAATGATTCTGCGCAAACTATCGATCGCGTGATTGATGTATTCCCTGCCTATCAGCAGAATCAGATTCGAGCGCAGATGGCGAGTGTGCTTCTTGGCGTCGTGTCACAGCGACTCTTGCCACGTATTGGCGGCGGACGTATTCCGGCAATCGAAATCATGATTAAGAATCATGCTGTTGAAAATCTTATCCGCGAGAATAAGAGTTTTCAGATCGACAGTGTTATCGAGACGAGTCTGAAGGATGGTATGGTTTCTCTTGATCGCTCGCTCGCTGATTTAGTGCAGCAGGGATTGGTAGATGTCGAAGATGCTTTCCGGTATGCCAAGAATCGCGATTATTTCCGCATGCTGGTTGGTGGCAAGTCGTAG
- a CDS encoding type II secretion system protein, giving the protein MKKTKGFTLIELLIVIAIIGILASIVLVSLSSARDKAKIAAYKAQVHSIQAAAILACDSLATDSVAALKAAIVAAPGGLPSGVSFAGSGVGGTETTSCGNAGAGTFLLNITSSNVPTANSCQLSEVQDTGAAFNSGC; this is encoded by the coding sequence ATGAAAAAAACAAAAGGTTTTACACTTATCGAACTTTTGATTGTTATTGCGATTATTGGTATTTTGGCATCTATAGTCTTGGTGAGTTTGAGTAGCGCTCGAGACAAGGCGAAAATTGCAGCGTATAAAGCGCAAGTACATTCTATTCAGGCGGCTGCGATTTTGGCATGTGATTCCCTTGCTACAGATTCGGTTGCCGCTCTTAAGGCTGCAATAGTGGCAGCTCCTGGAGGTCTTCCTAGTGGAGTGTCCTTCGCGGGTTCTGGTGTAGGTGGTACAGAAACAACGAGTTGTGGCAATGCGGGAGCTGGAACATTCCTGTTGAACATAACGTCAAGCAATGTTCCAACAGCGAATAGTTGTCAGCTGAGTGAAGTCCAAGATACTGGAGCGGCATTTAACAGTGGTTGTTAG
- the gatC gene encoding Asp-tRNA(Asn)/Glu-tRNA(Gln) amidotransferase subunit GatC, with protein sequence MLSKEDVQHIARLARIGLEEKEIETFQTDLSAVLDSFRELEQADVTGVPAEGLLPGRQNSLREDIPKLPNPDERERIISLFPRKDGNALTVKAVF encoded by the coding sequence ATGCTTTCGAAAGAAGACGTACAACATATTGCGCGGCTGGCGCGGATCGGGTTGGAGGAAAAAGAAATCGAGACATTCCAAACGGATCTCTCGGCGGTTTTGGATTCGTTTCGGGAATTGGAGCAAGCGGATGTGACGGGCGTGCCAGCCGAAGGACTCTTACCTGGGCGGCAGAATTCGCTTCGCGAGGATATACCGAAGCTTCCCAATCCAGACGAACGCGAGCGAATTATCTCGCTCTTCCCGCGCAAAGATGGGAATGCCCTCACAGTGAAAGCGGTGTTTTGA
- a CDS encoding prepilin-type N-terminal cleavage/methylation domain-containing protein, whose protein sequence is MRTSSQNSRGFSLLEVLLATFIFSIIMVGVTSYFVSITVANQNTKRLQQNLEDIQFTMNRIAKSLRTSVVISSHGDLRVFDYSQSLCLRYKFEGNGMVEYSALLPEGEPDEKVWCNNLSPSSFTSSTLVSVTNGAALSGQFFVSPSSDTPGSEAAGRITMNATISRQGSSSTIQTTVSLRNYKETFP, encoded by the coding sequence ATGCGGACTTCTTCTCAAAACTCACGAGGGTTCTCGCTCCTGGAAGTGCTCTTGGCGACGTTTATTTTCTCTATCATCATGGTGGGCGTGACGTCGTATTTCGTGAGTATTACCGTGGCGAATCAGAATACGAAGCGTCTCCAGCAGAATCTCGAAGACATTCAGTTTACTATGAATCGTATTGCAAAATCGTTGCGGACATCGGTGGTTATTTCCTCACATGGGGATCTACGTGTATTCGACTATTCGCAGTCGCTTTGTCTTCGATACAAATTTGAAGGGAATGGTATGGTTGAATATTCCGCACTCCTTCCAGAGGGAGAACCTGATGAAAAAGTGTGGTGCAACAATCTTTCTCCGTCATCGTTTACCTCGAGCACTCTTGTGAGTGTGACGAATGGCGCAGCACTCAGCGGACAATTTTTTGTATCTCCCTCAAGTGATACTCCTGGTAGCGAGGCTGCCGGGCGGATAACAATGAACGCAACCATCTCACGTCAGGGCAGTTCTTCGACTATTCAGACGACGGTTTCTTTGAGAAATTATAAGGAAACATTTCCGTAG